Proteins encoded within one genomic window of Hirundo rustica isolate bHirRus1 chromosome 1 unlocalized genomic scaffold, bHirRus1.pri.v3 SUPER_1_unloc_1, whole genome shotgun sequence:
- the FAM83H gene encoding protein FAM83H isoform X1: MSSCSPDYLVSARGTFGAAFPPLMARRSQSSSQGDNPLDPNYLPPHYKEYYRLALDVLTEEGKESYQRFLAEEAAPDFLCGSEVDHIIQNLQKPQYASQEGSTDAAGDNDMDGSSGTYWPMNSDLAVPELDLGWPMVFGFRGTEVTTLVQPPPPDNPSIKEEARRMIRAAQQVVAIVMDIFTDVDLLFEVLDAASRRVPVYILLDEMNSQLFLDTAAKCRVNLNYVEFLRVRTVSGPTYYCRTGMSFKGHLKEKFLLVDCMVVLSGNYSFMWSFEKIHRSIAHIFQGELVASFDEEFRILFAQSEPLVPPANLLAKAENTFAMAPFGNNMPFFPKKGPLMFQRDESLFPSFMDRVDPDRYFLSNFRRDDMLRHTVEGSAMRMYKKVEMENSQMDPVRGFLRSKQLELDAFKRHSFAEGTFENFASSKQYTRQMFMNNMDEFKIQSSHFQKDQFYQYQFEHPHLPGRPQGFFERIRGGRPGFNELEDYGEGPRYPELEPSFPQEGFPLRLDYVPSNSSREVRHGSDQLNPAGNGPMGMMLRRQNIGQKFICQTSPTQKQSLEQRLFLQDKDEDQDDDKNTQENRTGLRNWRISSYLSAYQSEPDEGLPMPMESEAYNDALGDPLTKHPTDLVPAFKPPTPFNSKPLGIDCAKESTDPDRAGEETSIMKPDAFRSRINPLIQRSSRLRSSLIFSAAKLDQPNTTIEKVQMIQKEQMSSELTKDNETIKTAASSKVAELLEKYKAVGKDMERGTVTHTKAVSGYLQEESQNTEKKCTKSVQYKILESRVLDSKDSCSTYKMHGELDRAFGMASSTPQLGDTLSKDPLAHLGTKVDKLSSRFYPIENKPPLPEKESLIFVGDTQKLALPEKKDRVSFREDSPKLVNTEIKKPQVRTSTTSSVLENLSRSQGSDSSLNKSEEDCSKQEQNPMEFLRKGSLRLKQLLNPKGEKKLEEEPASESGKCDKQAVVLKRSSIGDCPEAMEEEKTHKFAAPLPPKSSQTTQGRFPSSTANILYSSNLRDDTKVILEQISANSQKNRAELAKQLPSTSNPDLSRSTTSLERKGEKEKSCNIHRSESFGSQKRNLQRQPSEDRDTLLKKMENMRKEKRVYSRFEVFCKKDEHTSPSEEEYDTDAKDKKMGKFMPKILGTFKTKK; this comes from the exons cTTTCCCTCCCCTGATGGCTCGTCGATCCCAAAGCTCCTCACAGGGGGACAACCCCCTCGACCCCAACTACCTTCCCCCCCACTACAAGGAGTATTACCGCCTGGCCCTGGATGTTCTCACAGAGGAGGGCAAGGAGAGTTACCAGCGCTTCCTGGCCGAGGAGGCGGCCCCCGATTTCCTCTGTGGCTCTGAGGTTGATCACATAATCCAGAACCTCCAGAAGCCGCAGTACgccagccaggagggcagcacagACGCTGCTGGGGACAATGACATGGACGGATCATCCGGGACTTACTGGCCCATGAACTCAGATCTTGCCGTTCCTGAGCTTGACCTGGGCTGGCCGATGGTCTTTGGGTTCAGGGGAACAGAGGTGACAACACTGGTGCAGCCACCCCCGCCAGACAACCCCAGCATTAAGGAGGAGGCTCGCAGGATGATTCGAGCAGCTCAGCAG GTGGTGGCAATTGTGATGGACATTTTCACGGATGTGGATCTGCTGTTTGAGGTGCTGGATGCTGCTTCTCGCCGAGTGCCTGTCTATATCCTGCTGGATGAAATGAACTCGCAGCTTTTCCTTGACACAGCTGCCAAGTGCAGAGTCAACCTGAACTATGTGGAG TTCCTGAGGGTGAGGACAGTGTCTGGCCCAACCTACTACTGCCGCACGGGGATGTCCTTTAAGGGGCACCTGAAGGAGAAGTTCCTGCTGGTGGACTGCATGGTGGTGCTGAGTGGCAACTACAG TTTCATGTGGTCCTTTGAGAAGATTCACAGGAGCATTGCGCACATCTTCCAGGGTGAGCTGGTGGCCAGCTTTGACGAAGAATTCCGCATTTTGTTTGCACAGTCGGAGCCTCTCGTTCCTCCAGCCAATCTCTTGGCAAAGGCAGAGAACACGTTTGCCATGGCTCCCTTTGGCAATAACAtgcctttctttcccaaaaagGGCCCCCTGATGTTCCAGAGGGATGAGagtcttttcccctccttcatGGACAGAGTGGATCCGGACAGGTACTTCCTCTCCAATTTTCGACGGGATGACATGCTGCGGCACACTGTGGAGGGGTCAGCCATGCGGATGTATAAAAAGGTGGAAATGGAGAATTCCCAGATGGATCCGGTCAGGGGTTTTCTCCGTTccaagcagctggagctggacgCTTTTAAGAGACACAGTTTTGCAGAAGGAACGTTTGAAAATTTTGCTTCTTCCAAGCAGTACACACGGCAGATGTTCATGAACAACATGGACGAGTTCAAAATCCAATCCAGTCATTTCCAGAAGGACCAGTTCTACCAGTACCAGTTTGAACATCCCCATCTTCCTGGCAGACCTCAAGGATTCTTTGAGAGGATTCGAGGGGGGAGGCCAGGTTTCAATGAACTGGAAGACTACGGAGAGGGACCCCGATACCCTGAACTGGAGCCCAGTTTCCCACAAGAGGGTTTCCCCTTACGGCTGGATTACGTGCCTTCAAATTCTTCCAGGGAGGTGAGGCATGGCTCTGACCAGCTGAACCCTGCAGGCAATGGCCCCATGGGAATGATGTTACGGAGGCAGAATATAGGTCAGAAATTCATTTGCCAGACTTCTCCCACGCagaagcagagcctggagcagcgcCTGTTCCTACAGGACAAGGATGAAGACCAGGATGACGACAAGAACACGCAGGAAAACAGAACAGGGTTACGGAACTGGAGGATTTCTTCGTACCTCAGTGCGTACCAGTCTGAACCAGATGAAGGGCTCCCGATGCCAATGGAGTCCGAGGCGTATAACGATGCTCTTGGGGATCCCCTCACAAAGCACCCCACTGACCTTGTTCCAGCATTCAAACCCCCCACGCCTTTCAATAGCAAGCCACTGGGAATTGACTGTGCCAAGGAATCTACAGATCCTGACAGAGCAGGTGAAGAAACCTCAATAATGAAACCAGATGCTTTCAGGTCCAGGATAAATCCCTTGATCCAGAGGAGCTCCAGGCTCAGGTCCTCTCTGATTTTCAGTGCTGCCAAATTAGATCAGCCCAACACCACAATAGAAAAGGTGCAGATGATCCAAAAAGAGCAAATGTCCAGTGAGTTAACAAAGGACAATGAAACCATCAAGACAGCTGCTTCCTCCAAAGTGGCCGAGCTGCTGGAGAAGTACAAAGCCGTGGGCAAGGACATGGAACGGGGCACGGTCACCCACACCAAAGCTGTTTCGGGTTACCTACAggaggaatcacagaatacaGAGAAGAAATGTACCAAATCTGTGCAGTATAAGATTCTGGAGAGCAGGGTGCTGGACTCCAAAGACTCCTGCAGTACTTACAAAATGCATGGAGAGTTGGACAGAGCATTTGGAATGGCTTCATCCACCCCCCAGCTTGGGGACACGTTGAGTAAAGATCCCCTGGCACATCTTGGCACTAAGGTGGACAAGCTGTCATCCCGATTCTACCCCATTGAGAACAAACCTCCTCTTCCAGAGAAGGAGAGCCTGATATTTGTAGGAGACACTCAGAAATTGGCTCTTCCAGAGAAGAAGGACAGAGTGTCCTTCAGAGAAGACTCTCCAAAATTAGTTaacacagaaattaagaaaCCACAGGTAAGGACAAGTACTACATCCTCAGTTCTAGAAAACCTGTCTAGAAGTCAAGGGTCTGACAGCTCTCTCAACAAATCTGAGGAAGACTGTTCAAAACAAGAGCAAAATCCCATGGAGTTTTTAAGAAAAGGGTCACTACGGCTGAAGCAGCTTTTGAACCCAAAAGGTGAAAAGAAACTGGAGGAGGAACCTGCTTCTGAGAGTGGGAAATGTGACAAGCAGGCAGTGGTGCTCAAACGATCATCCATAGGAGACTGCCCGGAAGcaatggaggaagaaaaaacccacaaatttgCAGCACCGCTCCCCCCCAAGAGCAGCCAGACAACACAAGGGAGGTTCCCTTCCTCCACAGCCAACATCCTGTACAGCAGCAACTTGCGTGATGACACCAAGGTGATCCTGGAGCAGATCTCTGCCAACAGCCAGAAgaacagagctgagctggccAAGCAGCTGCCATCCACCAGCAACCCTGACCTCTCCAGATCAACCACAagcttggaaagaaaaggggaaaaggagaaaagctgcaACATCCACAGGTCTGAGAGCTTTGGGAGCCAGAAACGGAACCTCCAGCGGCAGCCATCAGAGGACAGAGACACCCTcctgaaaaaaatggagaacATGCGGAAGGAGAAGCGAGTCTACAGCAGGTTTGAGGTGTTCTGCAAGAAGGATGAACACACGAGTCCCAGTGAAGAGGAATATGACACAGATGCCAAAGacaagaaaatgggaaaattcatGCCCAAAATCCTGGGGACCTTCAAGACCAAAAAATGA
- the FAM83H gene encoding protein FAM83H isoform X2, whose translation MARRSQSSSQGDNPLDPNYLPPHYKEYYRLALDVLTEEGKESYQRFLAEEAAPDFLCGSEVDHIIQNLQKPQYASQEGSTDAAGDNDMDGSSGTYWPMNSDLAVPELDLGWPMVFGFRGTEVTTLVQPPPPDNPSIKEEARRMIRAAQQVVAIVMDIFTDVDLLFEVLDAASRRVPVYILLDEMNSQLFLDTAAKCRVNLNYVEFLRVRTVSGPTYYCRTGMSFKGHLKEKFLLVDCMVVLSGNYSFMWSFEKIHRSIAHIFQGELVASFDEEFRILFAQSEPLVPPANLLAKAENTFAMAPFGNNMPFFPKKGPLMFQRDESLFPSFMDRVDPDRYFLSNFRRDDMLRHTVEGSAMRMYKKVEMENSQMDPVRGFLRSKQLELDAFKRHSFAEGTFENFASSKQYTRQMFMNNMDEFKIQSSHFQKDQFYQYQFEHPHLPGRPQGFFERIRGGRPGFNELEDYGEGPRYPELEPSFPQEGFPLRLDYVPSNSSREVRHGSDQLNPAGNGPMGMMLRRQNIGQKFICQTSPTQKQSLEQRLFLQDKDEDQDDDKNTQENRTGLRNWRISSYLSAYQSEPDEGLPMPMESEAYNDALGDPLTKHPTDLVPAFKPPTPFNSKPLGIDCAKESTDPDRAGEETSIMKPDAFRSRINPLIQRSSRLRSSLIFSAAKLDQPNTTIEKVQMIQKEQMSSELTKDNETIKTAASSKVAELLEKYKAVGKDMERGTVTHTKAVSGYLQEESQNTEKKCTKSVQYKILESRVLDSKDSCSTYKMHGELDRAFGMASSTPQLGDTLSKDPLAHLGTKVDKLSSRFYPIENKPPLPEKESLIFVGDTQKLALPEKKDRVSFREDSPKLVNTEIKKPQVRTSTTSSVLENLSRSQGSDSSLNKSEEDCSKQEQNPMEFLRKGSLRLKQLLNPKGEKKLEEEPASESGKCDKQAVVLKRSSIGDCPEAMEEEKTHKFAAPLPPKSSQTTQGRFPSSTANILYSSNLRDDTKVILEQISANSQKNRAELAKQLPSTSNPDLSRSTTSLERKGEKEKSCNIHRSESFGSQKRNLQRQPSEDRDTLLKKMENMRKEKRVYSRFEVFCKKDEHTSPSEEEYDTDAKDKKMGKFMPKILGTFKTKK comes from the exons ATGGCTCGTCGATCCCAAAGCTCCTCACAGGGGGACAACCCCCTCGACCCCAACTACCTTCCCCCCCACTACAAGGAGTATTACCGCCTGGCCCTGGATGTTCTCACAGAGGAGGGCAAGGAGAGTTACCAGCGCTTCCTGGCCGAGGAGGCGGCCCCCGATTTCCTCTGTGGCTCTGAGGTTGATCACATAATCCAGAACCTCCAGAAGCCGCAGTACgccagccaggagggcagcacagACGCTGCTGGGGACAATGACATGGACGGATCATCCGGGACTTACTGGCCCATGAACTCAGATCTTGCCGTTCCTGAGCTTGACCTGGGCTGGCCGATGGTCTTTGGGTTCAGGGGAACAGAGGTGACAACACTGGTGCAGCCACCCCCGCCAGACAACCCCAGCATTAAGGAGGAGGCTCGCAGGATGATTCGAGCAGCTCAGCAG GTGGTGGCAATTGTGATGGACATTTTCACGGATGTGGATCTGCTGTTTGAGGTGCTGGATGCTGCTTCTCGCCGAGTGCCTGTCTATATCCTGCTGGATGAAATGAACTCGCAGCTTTTCCTTGACACAGCTGCCAAGTGCAGAGTCAACCTGAACTATGTGGAG TTCCTGAGGGTGAGGACAGTGTCTGGCCCAACCTACTACTGCCGCACGGGGATGTCCTTTAAGGGGCACCTGAAGGAGAAGTTCCTGCTGGTGGACTGCATGGTGGTGCTGAGTGGCAACTACAG TTTCATGTGGTCCTTTGAGAAGATTCACAGGAGCATTGCGCACATCTTCCAGGGTGAGCTGGTGGCCAGCTTTGACGAAGAATTCCGCATTTTGTTTGCACAGTCGGAGCCTCTCGTTCCTCCAGCCAATCTCTTGGCAAAGGCAGAGAACACGTTTGCCATGGCTCCCTTTGGCAATAACAtgcctttctttcccaaaaagGGCCCCCTGATGTTCCAGAGGGATGAGagtcttttcccctccttcatGGACAGAGTGGATCCGGACAGGTACTTCCTCTCCAATTTTCGACGGGATGACATGCTGCGGCACACTGTGGAGGGGTCAGCCATGCGGATGTATAAAAAGGTGGAAATGGAGAATTCCCAGATGGATCCGGTCAGGGGTTTTCTCCGTTccaagcagctggagctggacgCTTTTAAGAGACACAGTTTTGCAGAAGGAACGTTTGAAAATTTTGCTTCTTCCAAGCAGTACACACGGCAGATGTTCATGAACAACATGGACGAGTTCAAAATCCAATCCAGTCATTTCCAGAAGGACCAGTTCTACCAGTACCAGTTTGAACATCCCCATCTTCCTGGCAGACCTCAAGGATTCTTTGAGAGGATTCGAGGGGGGAGGCCAGGTTTCAATGAACTGGAAGACTACGGAGAGGGACCCCGATACCCTGAACTGGAGCCCAGTTTCCCACAAGAGGGTTTCCCCTTACGGCTGGATTACGTGCCTTCAAATTCTTCCAGGGAGGTGAGGCATGGCTCTGACCAGCTGAACCCTGCAGGCAATGGCCCCATGGGAATGATGTTACGGAGGCAGAATATAGGTCAGAAATTCATTTGCCAGACTTCTCCCACGCagaagcagagcctggagcagcgcCTGTTCCTACAGGACAAGGATGAAGACCAGGATGACGACAAGAACACGCAGGAAAACAGAACAGGGTTACGGAACTGGAGGATTTCTTCGTACCTCAGTGCGTACCAGTCTGAACCAGATGAAGGGCTCCCGATGCCAATGGAGTCCGAGGCGTATAACGATGCTCTTGGGGATCCCCTCACAAAGCACCCCACTGACCTTGTTCCAGCATTCAAACCCCCCACGCCTTTCAATAGCAAGCCACTGGGAATTGACTGTGCCAAGGAATCTACAGATCCTGACAGAGCAGGTGAAGAAACCTCAATAATGAAACCAGATGCTTTCAGGTCCAGGATAAATCCCTTGATCCAGAGGAGCTCCAGGCTCAGGTCCTCTCTGATTTTCAGTGCTGCCAAATTAGATCAGCCCAACACCACAATAGAAAAGGTGCAGATGATCCAAAAAGAGCAAATGTCCAGTGAGTTAACAAAGGACAATGAAACCATCAAGACAGCTGCTTCCTCCAAAGTGGCCGAGCTGCTGGAGAAGTACAAAGCCGTGGGCAAGGACATGGAACGGGGCACGGTCACCCACACCAAAGCTGTTTCGGGTTACCTACAggaggaatcacagaatacaGAGAAGAAATGTACCAAATCTGTGCAGTATAAGATTCTGGAGAGCAGGGTGCTGGACTCCAAAGACTCCTGCAGTACTTACAAAATGCATGGAGAGTTGGACAGAGCATTTGGAATGGCTTCATCCACCCCCCAGCTTGGGGACACGTTGAGTAAAGATCCCCTGGCACATCTTGGCACTAAGGTGGACAAGCTGTCATCCCGATTCTACCCCATTGAGAACAAACCTCCTCTTCCAGAGAAGGAGAGCCTGATATTTGTAGGAGACACTCAGAAATTGGCTCTTCCAGAGAAGAAGGACAGAGTGTCCTTCAGAGAAGACTCTCCAAAATTAGTTaacacagaaattaagaaaCCACAGGTAAGGACAAGTACTACATCCTCAGTTCTAGAAAACCTGTCTAGAAGTCAAGGGTCTGACAGCTCTCTCAACAAATCTGAGGAAGACTGTTCAAAACAAGAGCAAAATCCCATGGAGTTTTTAAGAAAAGGGTCACTACGGCTGAAGCAGCTTTTGAACCCAAAAGGTGAAAAGAAACTGGAGGAGGAACCTGCTTCTGAGAGTGGGAAATGTGACAAGCAGGCAGTGGTGCTCAAACGATCATCCATAGGAGACTGCCCGGAAGcaatggaggaagaaaaaacccacaaatttgCAGCACCGCTCCCCCCCAAGAGCAGCCAGACAACACAAGGGAGGTTCCCTTCCTCCACAGCCAACATCCTGTACAGCAGCAACTTGCGTGATGACACCAAGGTGATCCTGGAGCAGATCTCTGCCAACAGCCAGAAgaacagagctgagctggccAAGCAGCTGCCATCCACCAGCAACCCTGACCTCTCCAGATCAACCACAagcttggaaagaaaaggggaaaaggagaaaagctgcaACATCCACAGGTCTGAGAGCTTTGGGAGCCAGAAACGGAACCTCCAGCGGCAGCCATCAGAGGACAGAGACACCCTcctgaaaaaaatggagaacATGCGGAAGGAGAAGCGAGTCTACAGCAGGTTTGAGGTGTTCTGCAAGAAGGATGAACACACGAGTCCCAGTGAAGAGGAATATGACACAGATGCCAAAGacaagaaaatgggaaaattcatGCCCAAAATCCTGGGGACCTTCAAGACCAAAAAATGA
- the MAPK15 gene encoding mitogen-activated protein kinase 15 produces MSPPEVEPLVCRKYEIKRRLGKGAYGIVWKAIDRKTGETVAIKKIFDAFRNRTDAQRTFREIMFLQEFGEHPNIVKLLNVIQAENDKDIYLIFESMETDLHAVIKKGNLLKDIHKCYILYQLLKATKFIHSGNVIHRDQKPSNVLLDGQCCVKLCDFGLARSLCQLSEDQPSPALTEYVATRWYRAPEILLASRNYTKGVDMWSIGCILGEMLLGKPLFPGTSTMNQIEQILRVIPAPSPEDILALQSEYKASVINHMSSRQRVAFEEIFPSSTPLPALDLLKKLLVFNPDKRLTAEEALQHPYVSRFHCPSREPSLDFDVILPLGDDVQLSVAEYRNKLYEMILEKKSKSLPKEQGQRENIQLSQSESSTLLPGFSSVTVPTRKGQQEPTPPLLNPSPVHTGATAGVQPTGSSQSKDLARTVCQRSKSSVMMYNPITHTTVQRNVNPSAGIRNCSAPPQQSTISNKEKLGRQITWPHTRLSPTGVQNLYNNPRNSQCHSKDVRPLLKSSKKMFQITANVGAAGDPRASMGSYSQAYGTISKSALQNLPIAKASKNPQQ; encoded by the exons ATGAGCCCGCCCGAGGTGGAGCCGCTCGTGTGCCGCAAATACGAGATCAAGAGGCGCCTGGGCAAGGGC GCCTATGGCATCGTCTGGAAAGCAATTGACCGCAAGACAGGAGAAACTGTTGCtattaaaaagatttttgaTGCTTTCAGGAACAGAACAGATGCTCAG aGAACATTTCGAGAGATTATGTTCCTGCAG GAATTTGGAGAACATCCAAATATCGTCAAGTTGCTCAATGTTATCCAAGCAGAGAATGACAAGGACATCTACCTCATCTTCGAGTCTATGG AGACAGATTTACATGCTGTGATTAAGAAGGGGAATTTGCTGAAAGACATCCACAAGTGTTACATTCTCTATCAACTCCTGAAGGCAACTAAATTCATCCACTCAGGGAATGTTATTCACAGGGATCAGAAG CCGTCCAATGTCCTGCTGGATGGACAGTGCTGTGTGAAGCTGTGTGACTTTGGCCTGGCCCGttccctgtgccagctgagcgaggaccagcccagccctgcgctCACTGAGTACGTGGCCACGCGCTGGTACCGAGCCCCCGAGATCCTGCTGGCCTCTCGCAA TTACACTAAGGGTGTAGACATGTGGAGCATTGGCTGTATTCTTGGAGAGATGCTGCTTGGGAAGCCTCTTTTTCCTGGAACATCAACAATGAACCAAATAGAGCAGATCCTGAGGGtcatccctgctccatcaccAGAAG ATATTTTGGCTCTGCAGTCAGAGTACAAGGCCTCAGTTATTAACCACATGAGCTCCCG GCAGCGAGTAGCATTTGAGGAGATTTTCCCATCCTCTACTCCACTGCCTGCCTTGGATTTGCTGAAGAAACTTCTGGTATTTAACCCTGACAAACGACTCACAGCAGAGGAAGCTCTACAGCATCCTTACGTGAGCAG ATTCCATTGTCCTTCCAGGGAGCCCTCTTTGGATTTTGATGTGATCCTTCCTTTGGGTGATGATGTTCAGCTGTCTGTGGCAgaatatagaaataaattatatgaG atgATCCTTGAAAAGAAGTCAAAGAGCCTTCCAAAGGAGCAAGGGCAGAGAGAAAACATTCAGCTGAGCCAGTCTGAATCCAGCACACTTCTCCCGGGCTTCAGCTCAGTGACTGTACCCACCAGAAAAGGCCAGCAAGAACCAACACCCCCTCTTCTAAACCCTTCACCTGTGCACACTGGGGCCACAGCTGGAGTCCAGCCAACAGGATCCAGCCAGAGCAAGGATTTGGCCAGAACTGTGTGTCAGAGATCGAAGAGTAGTGTGATGATGTACAACCCCATCACACACACCACTGTGCAGA gaaATGTAAATCCCAGTGCTGGGATCAGGAACTGTTCTGCACCACCTCAACAGTCCACAATTTCCAACAAGGAGAAACTAGGGAGACAAATCACATGGCCACACACTCGGCTCTCTCCTACAGGCGTGCAGAACCTTTACAAT aatcccagaaacTCTCAGTGTCACAGCAAAGATGTTCGTCCCCTTCTGAAGTCCAGTAAAAAGATGTTCCAGATCACTGCAAatgtgggagctgcaggtgatcCAAGGGCATCCATGGGCAGCTACTCCCAGGCCTATGGAACCATCAGCAAATCTGCACTGCAGAATCTTCCAATTGCAAAGGCTTCCAAAAACCCTCAGCAGTGA